The Acinetobacter shaoyimingii DNA segment CAGATCATACTTAAAATGATGCACAAGGAAATCAGTTTCCATTGAGCAATTAATGAAAATAGTAGCTCTTTCAGGTCAACTGCATCTTCAGCATGAGTTTCGGTATTTTGGTTCATAATCGTTATATCTAAAGGTTAAATATAGGGTTGCCAATCTGCAATACAGCTTTGAATTAACGTACACGCTTCATCAAAGACCAATTGTTCATGTTGAAAAGGATCAGCGACATTTTTATTTTGCCAGTGGCCCAATCTAAAGGTTTTACCGGTAGAAAAAGACCATTTTTGTTCTATATGTTTTAGTTGATTTTGGCTCATGACTAAAACTAAATCTGCCTGACGTATTAAGTCAGCAGTTAGTTGCTTCGCCACGTGATTTTTTAGCTCAATGTTATAACGTGACATGGCTGTTATTGCTTTTTGGTCTGCTGGATGCCCCACTAAAGCGGATATACCCGCAGATTCAATATGCAAATGTGGGTATTTTTGCCTAAGAAAATATTCAGCCATAGGACTACGGCAAATATTTCCGACACATACCACTAAAATATTCCCAATCTTCATTACTGACCTAAACGATCAAAGTTGTAAAGGAAACTTGAGAATGGAATAACTTGGTTGACGACACGCTGCCAACGCGTTAAGCCTGTTGCATCCACATACACAATATCGTTACTTCGCATATTGAATTGGTTTGCAAGCCCAAAATCACCAATACTCTTCAGATTTAAGTGATAGATCTGGGTTGTCCGATCTACTGGATTGGTGCGTACGACATAGATTTTACTTTTGTTTGCTGAGTTAGGGTTGAGACCTAAGCTTTCACCCAAAACATCGCTCAAGGACATGCCTTGGTCACGTAGAGGGAAGGATTGGTTTTTGGTCGCTTCACCCATCACATAAATTTTCTGATTTTCACGATTATTGACGTAAATCGTGTCATTCGGTTGTATCAGTAAATTATGTAACGAGAAACCAAGCTTCTCCAACTCAATGTTATTCAGTTCATAAGATCTGCCTTGGCGAACAAGGGTAATGGAAGCACTATTTCCTAATTGGGTATTTACACCCCCTGCAAGACCTAAAGCGGTATAAACACTTGTCGGTTGATCGTTTAAAGTGTACTGACCGCCCTTCATCACATTACCTTGTACTGAGTAACGTTGCCCTTGGTATGAAAGCACACGAACAATCACATCAGGCGTTTTTAAATAACGTGCAAGTTGACTTTTTATATCTCGGTTTACTTGATGAACGGTTTTTCCTGAAACTTTAACTCGACCGATAATTGGAAAGTCGATATACCCATTTTGATCAATTTGATAACCGACCGATTGGGCTGTTTCAACATTATTAATCCCAATCGTATTGGTTGGTGGAGTGATTTCAGGGTATGCCCATAAGTATATTGATAAAATATCACCTGGCGTAAGTGTGTAGCTTTTATGCTTACTTTGGAAAAGGTGAGCGAAATCCTGCCGAGAATTCATATCAGCAACTTGAATAGAAGGCATAGTCTCTTGTGTCAGCTTGATTACACTAGCATTTGTACCTAGATCGGTTTGAAAATTACCTTCTTTAGGTAAATCATAAGTTTGTAACCCCGATGTAATAGCACAAGAAGAATTGAGTAAACTTATAATGATAAGTAATTGAAATTTATGCGATCTCACTAAAATTCCTATTTTTAATAATTCCAATATTTTAAATATGTTAAATCATAATTATTTAACAAGTATATAATAGTTTCAAAATAAAATATATAACGCTAAAATGTATTACATACAGTCAAGGGAAATAAACTAAACACATTACTTATAAAATAAATATGGGTGTTTGGTGATTTTAATATTAATTTTGTATAAAACTTGTAAATAAATATTGGTGTAACATTTATGCAATTTATATCTTTTTAAATAAGTGCTTTTATATTAAACCTACATAATTGGTCTGATTTTATTGGTTTAATTAAATTGTGAGTTCTGTGTAAAATTATTATATTCAAAGTAAAAAGTGTAGTTTTTGTGATTATGATTAAATAATTATTAATCAAAATATTAATACACTATTATGAAATATTGAACTGTTTTTTTGAAATAAAATTAATGAATTTTAAATATAAAATAAGATTTTCTGCTATATTATTAAATTGCTGACTTATTAGATCGCATTTATAAACTGTATAAGATAAGGCTTAGGTACGAATGTTACAGCTTAGTGAATTAAAAATTGGAATTATCGGGTTGGGTTACGTTGGATTACCTTTAGCAGTTGAGTTTGGAAAAAAATATCCAGTCATCGGCTTTGATATTCATCAAAGCCGTGTGGAAGAATTAAAGTCAGGACAAGATCGCACACTTGAGGTCTCTCCAGAAGAGTTAAAAAAAGCAATAAATTTACATTATTCATCAGATTTACAAGAATTAAAAAACTGTAATTTTTTTATTGTGACGGTTCCAACCCCTATTGATGAGGCAAACAGACCTGATTTAACACCACTTCGTAAAGCCAGTGAAACCATTGGTCAGGTTATTTCGCGAGGTGATGTTGTTGTTTATGAATCAACTGTTTATCCAGGCGCAACAGAAGAAGTTTGTATTCCGATCATCGAACAAAAATCGGGATTAACATTTAATACTGATTTTTTTGCAGGGTATAGTCCTGAGCGTATTAACCCAGGTGACAAGGTCAATACCTTGACAAAAATCAAAAAAATCACCAGTGGTAGTACACCTGAAATTGCTGATTTGGTCGATCAAGTCTATGGAAGCATCATTACTGCGGGTACGCATAAAGCGACAAGCATTAAAGTTGCTGAGGCAGCGAAAGTGATTGAAAACACGCAGCGTGATTTGAACATTGCTTTAGTGAACGAGCTTTCGGTGATTTTTGATCGCTTGGGTGTCGATACGCTTGATGTTTTAGAAGCTGCTGGAAGTAAATGGAACTTTTTACCATTCCGTCCTGGTTTAGTCGGTGGACACTGTATTGGTGTCGATCCGTATTACTTGACTCATAAAGCTGAAGAAGTGGGTTACAACCCACAAGTGATTTTGGCTGGACGACGTATCAATGACAATATGGCTCAATATGTAGCACAATCTACGATTAAACATATGGTCAAAAATGGTATTGATGTCACAACAGCAACAGTTGGTGTCTTGGGTGTGACCTTTAAAGAAAACTGTCCAGATATTCGTAACAGTAAAATTGCTGATGTCATTGCTGAGTTTAAGCAATGGGGCGTCAAGGTAGTGGTTTACGATCCTTGGGCAGACAAAGATGAAGTCAAACATGAATATGGCATTGAGCTAGGTTTAATTGATGCTTCAAATCAAGTAGACAGTATTGTCGTTGCAGTTGGTCACAATGAATTTCGTCGTCTTTCCGCAGCCGAATTGCGTGGTCTAGTGCGTGGTAATAAACCTGTACTTGCTGATGTGAAAAGTTTGTTTGATCGTCAAGAAATGATGGACAACGGATTCACAGTTTTTAGACTCTAATTAAATATTTGAAAGAAGTTTATAGAATGAAAAAATTTGCACTGATTGGCGCTGCTGGTTATATCGCACCTCGTCATCTAAAAGCGATCAAAGAAACAGGCAATACACTTGCTGTTGCAATGGATGTGAATGACTCAGTTGGGATTATGGATAGCCATTTCCCTGAAGCTGAGTTTTTCACTGAGTTTGAAGAGTTTGAAGCTTATGTCGAAGACCAAAAATTAAAAGGTGAAAAACTCGATTACGTAGCCATTTGTTCACCAAATTATTTGCATGCGCCACACATGAAATATGCGTTAAAAAATGGCATTGATGTGATTTGTGAAAAGCCATTGGTTTTAAGTTCAAAAGATTTAAATCTTTTGTCTGAGTATGAAAAGCAATATGGTGCAAAAGTAAACTCGATTCTTCAATTGCGTTTACATCCATCGATTATTGCATTGCGCGATAAAGTTCAAGCCGCACCTGCAGATAAAATTTTTGATGTGGATTTAACGTATCTAACGTCACGTGGTAAGTGGTACTTAAAATCATGGAAGGGTGTAGATAACAAATCTGGTGGTGTCGCAACCAATATTGGTGTGCATTTCTACGACATGCTGCATTTTATTTTCGGTAAAATTGTTAAAAATGAAGTGCATTACCGTGATGAAAAAACAGCTTCAGGCTATTTGGAATATGAGCGTGCACGTGTACGTTGGTTCTTGTCCATAGATGCAAATAATTTGCCATCGAATGCAGTAAAAGGTGAAAAACTGACTTACCGTAGCATTACCATTGAAAATGAAGAACTTGAATTTTCAGGTGGCTTTACCGATCTTCACACCCAAAGTTATCAACGTATTCTAGCGGGTAATGGTTATGGTGTAGAAGAAAACCGCGCGGCTATTGAAACGGTTGAAGTGATTCGTGTAGCTCCTTTAGTTGAGAATCCGACAAATCCGCATCCTTTATTGTCTAAAGTAAAATAATAAGGAAGTGCATGATGGGTTTTTATCAACATGAAAGTGCAATTGTCGATGAGGGTGCTCAAATTGGTGAGAACTCTCGTGTCTGGCATTTTGTCCACGTCTGTGGTGGAGCTAAGATTGGTCAGGGAGTCTCTTTAGGTCAAAACGTTTTTGTGGGTAATAAAGTTTTGATTGGAGACCATTGCAAGATCCAAAACAACGTCTCTGTCTATGACAATGTGACCTTGGAAGAGGGGGTATTTTGTGGACCAAGTATGGTGTTCACAAATGTATATAACCCTCGTTCTTTGATTGAGCGTAAAGATCAGTATCGCAACACTTTAGTCAAAAAAGGCGCAACGTTAGGTGCAAACTGTACCATTGTGTGTGGTGTGACGATTGGTGAATATGCCTTTGTGGGTGCGGGTGCTGTCATTAATAAAGATGTACCTGCGTATGCACTCATGGTGGGTGTGCCAGCAAAACAGATTGGTTGGATGAGTGATTTTGGCGAGCAATTGGATTTGCCACTTGTAGGTGATGCGGAAGCTGTATGTATTCATACGGGCGCCGTCTATCGATTGAATGGCAAACTTTTGACAAAGCAGGACTCATAATGATTGATTTTATTGATTTAAAGGCTCAACAAGCACGTCTTAAAGATAGAATTGATGCGGGCATACAAAAGGTGCTTACGCACGGGCAGTATATTCTTGGGCCTGAGGTACAAGAACTAGAAGAAAAACTTGCAGCTTATGTGGGTGCAAAATACTGTGTTACCTGTGCAAACGGTACAGATGCATTGCAAATTGCTCAAATGGCTTTCGGCATCGGTCCTGGTGATGAGGTGATTACCCCAGGTTTTACCTATATTGCGACTGCTGAAACTGTGGCGATTTTGGGTGCTAAACCTATTTATGTAGATGTTGATCCAAAAACCTATAATTTAGATGTTCAGCAATTGGAAGCCGCAATTACACCACGTACTAAGGCCATTATTCCTGTGAGTCTATATGGTCAATGTGCTGATTTTGATGCGATTAATGCCATTGCTGCAAAATATAATATTCCAGTGATTGAAGATGCTGCACAAAGTTTTGGGGCAACATATAAAGGTCGTAAAAGTTGTAATTTAACCACGGTTGCATGTACCAGCTTTTTTCCAAGCAAACCTTTAGGTTGTTATGGGGATGGCGGGGCAATTTTTACCAATGATGATGAGCTTGCAAAAGTAATTCGTCAAATTGCACGTCATGGACAAGACCGTCGCTATCATCATATTCGTGTGGGAATGAACAGCCGTTTAGATACGCTACAAGCGGCAATTTTATTGCCTAAACTTGAAATTCTTGATGAAGAAATTCAAGCACGTCAACGTGTTGCTGAAATCTACACATCATTATTTAATGATGCTGGAATTATAACTACACCGTTTATAGAACAATATAATCAAAGTGCTTGGGCACAGTACACGATTCAAGTTGACGGTCGTACTGAACTGCAGGAAAAGTTGAAAGCAGCAGGTATACCGACAGCAGTGCATTATCCAATTCCATTGAATAAACAGCCTGCTGTTGCAGATGTGAATGCAGTTTTACCAATCGGGGATGTGATTGCTGAACGTGTCATGAGTTTGCCAATGCATCCGTATTTAACTGAACAACAACAACAAGAAATTGTGGCTAATATTCGTAGATGAAAAATCTCGTCATATTAACGTATTGCTTTCCTTATTTGGGAGGAGAGCAATTTATTGAATCTGAAGAACGGTTTTGGGCTGAAACTGGGTTTGATCGTGTTTATATCATTCCAGAAATCAAGACCGAAGAAATTAGACATTATCCTGAACAAGTTCAACTTATTCAGCGACCACCTATTCCTTCCTCGGCAAAACAATACATGCTGTTTTTTGTGTTCTTTTATGCATTGTTTTGGCGTGAACTGGCTTATTTAATTAAAAACAAGAAGTTTAACCGCGAAAATCTGACTAATATGGTGAAGGCGGTCATCTATACGACACTTCGCATTAAACAATTAAAGAAGACCTTTAAACAAATTGATGGTGAGTTGTTCGTTTATACCTATTGGAATGACATCGATTTCTATGCATCTTGCGAGTTAAAACAGCAAGGCATTGTTCATCAGGTAATTTCGAGAACGCATGGTTTTGACTGCTATGAAGAGCGTCGGCCACAGTGTTATATGCCTTTAAAACGACAATATCATGCACATGCTAATCAGATCTTTGTCTTGTCCGAATCTGCACGTCAGTATTTTCATGAACGCTATCGTTATAGCATCGACAAGCTTGCGATTTCGAGGCTTGGTGTTCAAATTCCAGAACAGCAAAAATCATATCAACGTGACGACAATGTCATCCGTGTTTTGTCAATTTCTAGTTGCATTTTCGGTAAACGTATTGACCGGATTGTCGATGCTTTGCATCGTTATTCATTAAAACATCAAAAAAATATTGCGTGGACGCATGTTGGTAGTGGTGTATTATTGGATGAATTAAAAGCTAGATCTAAAAAGTATATGCTTGAAAATCCTTACTTTAAGGCGGATTTTTTAGGATTGCTTCCTAATGCCGAAGTCAAGCAGCATATGGCTGAACACGACTACGATCTGTTTATCAATTCCAGTTTGTCCGAAGGCGTTCCAGTGTCTATTATGGAAGCCATGAGTTTCGGCATTCCAGCGATTGCACCTGCAGTGGGTGGTATTCCAGATCTTGTGAAAACGAACGAAACAGGATTTTTACTGAGTGCAAGCCCGAATATTGACGATTTTGTATCGGCAATTGATGTCGTTTATAACGCTCCAAATTATGAGCAATATCGCTCGAATAGTTATGATTTAGTGTATCAACAATATAATTGTGTTCACAATTATCGAGGTTTTATCAAGCAATTAAACGAGATTGCTGATGAATAAAAGGATTATACTGAATTATGCCATTGGACCTGTAGGTTCAGGCTTATTAAGCTTAATCTCTTTACCCTTAATTACTTGGTTTTATTCGGCTGAAGATATTGGGCGTATCTCAATTTTTCAGATCTATATTAATTTTTGTATTTTGTTGTTTTGCATGGGGCTCGATCAAGCCTATGTTCGTGATTATCATGAAAGTCAAAATAAAGCAGAATTATTAAAAAACTTAAGCTTCCCGATTATTGTTTTGACCATCATCGTACTGTTGGGTGTATTGCTTATTTTCCCAAATTTTATTTCGTCACATTTATACGACATCAATAGCATCTATTTGTCTTCAATTACTGTTTTAGCATTTATTGCAGCTGTCATTTCAAGATATTTATCCTTGATTTTACGTATGCAAGAAAAAGCGTTGCAGTTTTCGATGAGCCAAATTTTGCCTAAAATTCTGTTTCTGATCTTTATTGTCAATGTTGTGGTGTTTCAAATTGCCAGAGACACCAATAGTTTGGTGACCGCTAACGCGCTTTCAGTGATTGCTGCATGTTTGGTTTATATTTGGAATACACGACATGAATTAAAAAGTGCATTGCAATCGCGTATCAATACTGAAGTGCTCCGTAAAGGCTTTATTTTTGGATTCCCTTTGTTATTTAGCTCTTTAGCAGGGTGGGGACTAGGTGTTGCGGATCGACTATTTTTAAAAAATTATTCTACATTGTCTGAACTCGGAATATATTCGGTCACCATGAGTGTGGCGACGGTCGCAACCTTATTTGCGGGGATCTTTAATACGATTTGGGCACCCTTAGTTTATAAATGGCAAAGTACCCAAGGTATTGAGTTTGATAAGCTCAATAGCATCGCAATCAACGTGGTGGCAATTGTTTACTTTATTGTGGTGTTGTCAGGGCTGTTTTCTTGGATTGTGACATTCTTTTTTCCGGCACAATATTCCAATATTCAATATCTGTTGCCTGCCTGTTTATTGGCACCGTTGCTATATACCGTTTCTGAAGTCACAGGCATTGGAATATCACTGAGTAGAAGAACCGTATTTACGATGTTTTCGTCATTAATCGCCATGACGGTCAGCATTGCCGTATGTTATTTCATGGTTCCGCTATTTGGCGCGAAAGGTGCAGCCTGTGCAACAGTTCTGGCATTTTTTGTTTTCTATATAGCACGATCAGAGTTTTCTAAACTGCTCATTCCTGAATTCAATTTTAGATCC contains these protein-coding regions:
- a CDS encoding low molecular weight protein-tyrosine-phosphatase, with the protein product MKIGNILVVCVGNICRSPMAEYFLRQKYPHLHIESAGISALVGHPADQKAITAMSRYNIELKNHVAKQLTADLIRQADLVLVMSQNQLKHIEQKWSFSTGKTFRLGHWQNKNVADPFQHEQLVFDEACTLIQSCIADWQPYI
- a CDS encoding polysaccharide biosynthesis/export family protein, whose amino-acid sequence is MRSHKFQLLIIISLLNSSCAITSGLQTYDLPKEGNFQTDLGTNASVIKLTQETMPSIQVADMNSRQDFAHLFQSKHKSYTLTPGDILSIYLWAYPEITPPTNTIGINNVETAQSVGYQIDQNGYIDFPIIGRVKVSGKTVHQVNRDIKSQLARYLKTPDVIVRVLSYQGQRYSVQGNVMKGGQYTLNDQPTSVYTALGLAGGVNTQLGNSASITLVRQGRSYELNNIELEKLGFSLHNLLIQPNDTIYVNNRENQKIYVMGEATKNQSFPLRDQGMSLSDVLGESLGLNPNSANKSKIYVVRTNPVDRTTQIYHLNLKSIGDFGLANQFNMRSNDIVYVDATGLTRWQRVVNQVIPFSSFLYNFDRLGQ
- the tviB gene encoding Vi polysaccharide biosynthesis UDP-N-acetylglucosamine C-6 dehydrogenase TviB; amino-acid sequence: MLQLSELKIGIIGLGYVGLPLAVEFGKKYPVIGFDIHQSRVEELKSGQDRTLEVSPEELKKAINLHYSSDLQELKNCNFFIVTVPTPIDEANRPDLTPLRKASETIGQVISRGDVVVYESTVYPGATEEVCIPIIEQKSGLTFNTDFFAGYSPERINPGDKVNTLTKIKKITSGSTPEIADLVDQVYGSIITAGTHKATSIKVAEAAKVIENTQRDLNIALVNELSVIFDRLGVDTLDVLEAAGSKWNFLPFRPGLVGGHCIGVDPYYLTHKAEEVGYNPQVILAGRRINDNMAQYVAQSTIKHMVKNGIDVTTATVGVLGVTFKENCPDIRNSKIADVIAEFKQWGVKVVVYDPWADKDEVKHEYGIELGLIDASNQVDSIVVAVGHNEFRRLSAAELRGLVRGNKPVLADVKSLFDRQEMMDNGFTVFRL
- a CDS encoding Gfo/Idh/MocA family protein — encoded protein: MKKFALIGAAGYIAPRHLKAIKETGNTLAVAMDVNDSVGIMDSHFPEAEFFTEFEEFEAYVEDQKLKGEKLDYVAICSPNYLHAPHMKYALKNGIDVICEKPLVLSSKDLNLLSEYEKQYGAKVNSILQLRLHPSIIALRDKVQAAPADKIFDVDLTYLTSRGKWYLKSWKGVDNKSGGVATNIGVHFYDMLHFIFGKIVKNEVHYRDEKTASGYLEYERARVRWFLSIDANNLPSNAVKGEKLTYRSITIENEELEFSGGFTDLHTQSYQRILAGNGYGVEENRAAIETVEVIRVAPLVENPTNPHPLLSKVK
- the wbpD gene encoding UDP-2-acetamido-3-amino-2,3-dideoxy-D-glucuronate N-acetyltransferase → MGFYQHESAIVDEGAQIGENSRVWHFVHVCGGAKIGQGVSLGQNVFVGNKVLIGDHCKIQNNVSVYDNVTLEEGVFCGPSMVFTNVYNPRSLIERKDQYRNTLVKKGATLGANCTIVCGVTIGEYAFVGAGAVINKDVPAYALMVGVPAKQIGWMSDFGEQLDLPLVGDAEAVCIHTGAVYRLNGKLLTKQDS
- a CDS encoding DegT/DnrJ/EryC1/StrS family aminotransferase, translating into MIDFIDLKAQQARLKDRIDAGIQKVLTHGQYILGPEVQELEEKLAAYVGAKYCVTCANGTDALQIAQMAFGIGPGDEVITPGFTYIATAETVAILGAKPIYVDVDPKTYNLDVQQLEAAITPRTKAIIPVSLYGQCADFDAINAIAAKYNIPVIEDAAQSFGATYKGRKSCNLTTVACTSFFPSKPLGCYGDGGAIFTNDDELAKVIRQIARHGQDRRYHHIRVGMNSRLDTLQAAILLPKLEILDEEIQARQRVAEIYTSLFNDAGIITTPFIEQYNQSAWAQYTIQVDGRTELQEKLKAAGIPTAVHYPIPLNKQPAVADVNAVLPIGDVIAERVMSLPMHPYLTEQQQQEIVANIRR
- a CDS encoding glycosyltransferase, which codes for MKNLVILTYCFPYLGGEQFIESEERFWAETGFDRVYIIPEIKTEEIRHYPEQVQLIQRPPIPSSAKQYMLFFVFFYALFWRELAYLIKNKKFNRENLTNMVKAVIYTTLRIKQLKKTFKQIDGELFVYTYWNDIDFYASCELKQQGIVHQVISRTHGFDCYEERRPQCYMPLKRQYHAHANQIFVLSESARQYFHERYRYSIDKLAISRLGVQIPEQQKSYQRDDNVIRVLSISSCIFGKRIDRIVDALHRYSLKHQKNIAWTHVGSGVLLDELKARSKKYMLENPYFKADFLGLLPNAEVKQHMAEHDYDLFINSSLSEGVPVSIMEAMSFGIPAIAPAVGGIPDLVKTNETGFLLSASPNIDDFVSAIDVVYNAPNYEQYRSNSYDLVYQQYNCVHNYRGFIKQLNEIADE
- a CDS encoding oligosaccharide flippase family protein, which translates into the protein MNKRIILNYAIGPVGSGLLSLISLPLITWFYSAEDIGRISIFQIYINFCILLFCMGLDQAYVRDYHESQNKAELLKNLSFPIIVLTIIVLLGVLLIFPNFISSHLYDINSIYLSSITVLAFIAAVISRYLSLILRMQEKALQFSMSQILPKILFLIFIVNVVVFQIARDTNSLVTANALSVIAACLVYIWNTRHELKSALQSRINTEVLRKGFIFGFPLLFSSLAGWGLGVADRLFLKNYSTLSELGIYSVTMSVATVATLFAGIFNTIWAPLVYKWQSTQGIEFDKLNSIAINVVAIVYFIVVLSGLFSWIVTFFFPAQYSNIQYLLPACLLAPLLYTVSEVTGIGISLSRRTVFTMFSSLIAMTVSIAVCYFMVPLFGAKGAACATVLAFFVFYIARSEFSKLLIPEFNFRSIYMATLLILIVSIANLFLTDILRYALWIILLFIGLVIFKTPLSQVQDYCSNYLKRKS